A region from the Maniola jurtina chromosome 20, ilManJurt1.1, whole genome shotgun sequence genome encodes:
- the LOC123875867 gene encoding uncharacterized protein LOC123875867, with the protein MPRSELTAVGRRSQQLKREIALKRIDECLTAGLEAKDDASRLPLFLSRYSRLESYCTSFESHHLKLCSEISDPKELDEEDEVRSDFDNKYFKIIEIHQLLTSNVESRPLNESQCFDTTVKLPKLNLLNFEGDIKSWGTFYDMFNTMVHKNKRLSNIERFSILLSLLRGEPLELLKGFPLSENNYLDAYAALIDRYQCKRKLAFHHWEELQHFKCTSTSPRELRRLVDTFKKNIAVLKNLRLPVDDWDFPLFYLMITKLDQDTRRRFELQNNKKDIPSFDSLLEFLDKASRALELAELEPTSSAVATSATSSSSPRQPRTPAANIRVPRERNSNPHTKALITNTTVSSDSPCILCRKIHSLSQCSEYQNKSPRDRFTLVKEHRLCVLCLRPGHVLRLCKSKARCSKCDMSHATSLHFDDLYPKPSFDGSGSSPVVSTSPQDTLNVSKSASSTETTSVSLLSDSVPSHTSLLATAVVDVVNNFGCRSKIRVVIDSGSQSNFITEECARRLGLQLCKTNISVEGIGQASSIISCSTNCRIVCPDVNMDIEVQALAVPTICSQMPPAKFDSKQWPQLKGLKLADPNFNVPGPIEALIGVDVFCKIFLGDRIACGEQGPTAFNTKVGWIVMGNTSPTISRASLPCRLDPHDSQLRKVCDVNDLPRSSTMSEEEALLDSIFTNTHTRSDVGRYVVELPLSRNAHLHPEYNTFVRDYVENSLHSEQLVIEPKLQADILSNDVSRPLHDVATRADLPEPTPNLLNHIIEVLRRGCFELRKWANNFSLLLDNISCDYRGGQLLLFIVESQLSVKVLGLEWSLSLDNFSLSLRLKHEVCTQRNVMLEFARTFDFSRLLEPLIIAFKYIVKQIWAPGLEWKSPSSRWKTYVANCIDRIQETIPPSHWHLIRTEDNPADCASRGLSVQQCIDHHLCWSDPKWLSSFEPVWSNARIIEEPATAKAEQRDSVVSSFVAVDQLNNYPLLPKPLRKLHPFLDENGLVRVGGRLVHSELDHGCKRSLSLPRQPRLTSRLVNQMHPDNMHPGLRTLSYLLAQNHWILSSRRAISSQLSKCVKYYRDDPKFLTFRMSGLPKLKVLPLKTRSWYPWWDPGGYQSRFRGTVSLVHLALSWISYLSSRRIAFLVSISLPGLGRVDYKDHRVRYYLSIFKIHVFWWAECSIPID; encoded by the coding sequence ATGCCTCGATCGGAATTAACTGCAGTAGGACGTCGTAGTCAGCAATTAAAACGCGAAATAGCCTTGAAGCGTATCGATGAATGTTTGACAGCGGGTTTAGAGGCAAAGGATGATGCATCGAGATTACCATTGTTTCTATCACGCTACAGTAGACTCGAAAGTTATTGTACGAGTTTTGAATCACATCACTTGAAACTTTGCTCGGAAATATCGGACCCTAAGGAGTTGGATGAGGAAGATGAGGTTCGTagtgattttgataataaatattttaagataattGAAATACATCAATTATTAACTTCGAATGTCGAATCACGTCCACTTAACGAATCGCAATGTTTTGATACTACGGTAAAATTACCTAAACTTAACTTGTTGAACTTCGAGGGAGACATCAAGTCATGGGGTACATTTTATGACATGTTTAATACTATGGTACACAAGAATAAGAGATTGTCTAACATTGAAAGATTTTCGATACTTTTGTCACTTCTACGTGGTGAACCATTGGAGCTATTAAAGGGTTTTCCACTTTCTGAAAACAACTATTTAGATGCATACGCGGCTTTAATTGACCGTTACCAATGTAAACGTAAATTAGCATTTCACCACTGGGAAGAACTACAACATTTCAAGTGCACCTCCACATCTCCTCGCGAGTTACGTCGTCTCGTTGATACTTTTAAGAAAAACATAGCGGTTCTTAAGAACTTAAGATTACCGGTCGACGATTGGGATTTTCCATTGTTTTATTTGATGATAACTAAACTCGATCAAGATACTCGTCGTCGCTTTGAACTCCAAAACAATAAAAAGGACATTCCTTCGTTTGACTCGTTGCTCGAATTTCTTGATAAGGCAAGTCGGGCGCTCGAGCTAGCTGAACTCGAGCCTACTAGTAGCGCGGTCGCAACGTCCGCCACATCGTCGTCATCCCCGCGCCAACCGAGAACGCCTGCTGCCAACATTCGTGTGCCGCGTGAGAGGAATTCGAATCCTCACACAAAGGCCTTGATTACCAATACTACAGTCTCCTCTGACTCTCCATGTATTTTGTGTCGTAAAATTCATTCGCTCTCGCAATGTTCCGAATATCAAAACAAATCACCTCGAGATCGTTTTACTCTAGTAAAGGAACATAGGTTGTGCGTACTTTGTTTACGCCCTGGCCACGTCCTTAGACTTTGTAAATCTAAGGCTCGCTGTTCAAAGTGTGACATGTCTCATGCAACGAGTCTACATTTTGATGACTTGTACCCTAAGCCTTCCTTCGATGGTAGTGGAAGTTCACCTGTTGTCAGCACTTCACCTCAAGATACTCTGAATGTCTCGAAATCTGCGTCCAGCACTGAGACAACGAGTGTCTCTCTTTTAAGTGATTCAGTGCCATCCCACACTTCTCTGTTAGCTACAGCTGTCGTCGATGTCGTCAACAATTTCGGTTGTCGTTCTAAAATTCGTGTCGTAATCGATAGTGGCAGCCAATCAAACTTCATTACGGAGGAGTGCGCTCGCCGCCTCGGACTTCAGTTATGCAAAACAAACATCTCTGTTGAAGGCATCGGGCAAGCCTCTTCTATCATATCTTGTTCCACCAACTGTCGTATCGTGTGTCCGGATGTGAACATGGATATTGAAGTTCAAGCTTTGGCCGTGCCTACAATTTGCAGCCAGATGCCACCTGCTAAGTTTGATAGTAAGCAATGGCCTCAACTTAAAGGTCTTAAGTTGGCAGATCCGAATTTTAATGTACCTGGACCAATCGAGGCTCTTATAGGTGTAGACGTTTTCTGCAAAATATTCTTAGGTGATCGTATCGCATGTGGTGAACAGGGACCCACAGCATTTAACACAAAGGTAGGCTGGATCGTGATGGGTAACACCTCACCAACGATTTCTCGTGCCTCCTTACCTTGTCGTCTCGATCCACATGACTCGCAACTTCGTAAGGTCTGTGATGTTAATGATCTCCCTAGGTCGTCAACCATGAGTGAAGAAGAAGCTTTATTGGATAGCATCTTTACCAACACTCATACTCGTTCAGATGTTGGTAGATATGTCGTTGAACTACCTTTATCTCGTAATGCCCATCTCCACCCTGAGTATAACACGTTCGTGAGGGACTATGTCGAAAACTCTTTGCATAGTGAACAACTTGTTATCGAACCGAAGCTACAGGCTGACATCCTTTCGAACGATGTCTCTCGACCTCTCCATGATGTCGCTACTCGCGCTGATTTACCGGAGCCAACGCCGAACTTGTTAAATCATATCATCGAGGTTCTACGCCGTGGTTGTTTTGAGCTCAGGAAGTGGGCCAATAATTTCTCGTTGTTGTTAGACAATATTTCTTGTGACTATCGTGGTGGTCAATTGTTATTGTTCATTGTCGAGAGCCAACTCTCAGTTAAGGTTCTAGGCCTGGAGTGGAGTCTATCCCTAGACAATTTCTCATTGTCGTTAAGACTGAAGCATGAAGTTTGCACCCAGCGTAATGTAATGTTAGAATTCGCTCGTACTTTCGACTTTTCGAGACTCCTTGAACCTCTTATTATCGCTTTCAAGTATATCGTCAAACAAATTTGGGCGCCTGGGCTAGAGTGGAAGTCACCATCCTCTCGTTGGAAGACATACGTCGCTAATTGCATTGATCGCATTCAGGAGACAATCCCTCCTAGTCATTGGCACCTCATCAGGACCGAGGATAATCCGGCTGACTGTGCCTCTCGTGGCCTATCGGTTCAGCAATGTATCGATCATCATCTGTGCTGGTCTGATCCTAAGTGGCTGTCGTCTTTTGAACCCGTTTGGTCTAATGCTCGGATCATCGAAGAACCCGCTACTGCTAAAGCAGAACAACGCGATTCAGTTGTGTCGTCATTCGTTGCAGTCGATCAACTCAATAACTATCCTTTGCTTCCCAAACCGTTACGCAAGTTACATCCCTTTTTGGATGAAAACGGTTTAGTCAGGGTGGGCGGTAGACTAGTTCATTCGGAACTAGATCACGGTTGTAAACGCTCTTTGTCGTTACCCCGACAACCACGTTTAACTTCGCGTCTCGTCAATCAAATGCATCCTGATAACATGCATCCTGGTCTTAGAACACTAAGCTACTTGCTAGCTCAGAATCATTGGATTCTTTCGTCTCGTCGAGCTATTAGTAGTCAGCTATCTAAATGTGTGAAGTATTATCGCGATGATCCTAAATTTTTAACATTTCGTATGAGTGGCTTACCCAAATTGAAAGTTTTGCCACTTAAAACTCGTTCGTGGTACCCCTGGTGGGACCCTGGCGGTTATCAGAGTCGATTTCGTGGGACCGTTTCCCTCGTACATTTAGCGTTGTCGTGGATCTCGTACCTATCGTCTCGTAGAATTGCGTTTCTCGTGTCGATCTCGCTACCAGGACTAGGTCGGGTCGACTACAAAGACCATAGAGTCCGCTACTATTTATCGATATTTAAAATACACGTATTTTGGTGGGCGGAATGTTCAATCCCCATCGACTAG